CGTCGTGGCCGGCCTCCGAGAGCGCCGTCTGGGCCGACTCGACCGTGATCTCGCCGTCGCCCTCGACGGCGGCGTGCTGGGCCGCCAGAACGGCGTACCGGAGGTCGCCGTCGGCCTTCGAGGCGACGAGATTCAGCGCCATCGGGTCGGCGTCGACGTCCTCGCGGTCCGTAATCTCCGACAGAACGCCCTCGATCTCGTCGGTCGTCGGCGCGCGGACCGGGACCGGGAAACAGCGCGAGCGGATCGGCGGGATCAGCTTCGAGGGCTGGCGCGTCGTGATCACGAACTGGGTGTTCCGGTGGTACTGCTCCATCACGCGGCGGAGCGCCTGCTGGAAGTCCTCGCGGATGGTCTCGGCGTTGTCGAGCAGCACCGTCTTGTACGTCCCCGAGGCGGGCCGGTACGACGCGAGCTCCTGCATCACGTGGGAGATCATATCCCGCTTGGACCACTCGCGTTTGTACTTGTTCCCCTTGCCGCCGCGGCGGTACTGCTTGGAGAACTCCGTCTGCCCCTGGAGGAAGCGCGAGAAGCGCGGGTCCTCGCGGATCTCCTTTTTCGTCCGGTCGAAGAAGTCAGCGACGTTGATCTCGACGAGGTCCGCGTCGGGATCCTCGTGGGCCTCGCGAGCGAGCGCGCGAACGGCCGCGGTCTTGCCGACGCCGGGCGGGCCCTGGACCACGAGGTTCATCGGTTCGTCGACCGTGCGGGCGAGCCGCTCGCGGACCTCCGACTGCGGGAGGTCGGAGACCGAGGGCGCGTGCGTGTCCGTCCACAGGGGCGCGTCCATCGACGGCAGGTAGTCGGCGGGGGGGTAAGAAACTCTCCCTCCGCGCTCGGCACGGCCGCAGATTGGGTGTCGACGCCGGTCGCTCAGGAGCGGCGCTCGGACTCGGGTTCGCGCTCGCGGCCGAGTTCAGCGGATCCGGACTCGGGATGGGTCCCTGCTCCGCTCGCCGCTTCGGATCCGTCCCGGCCGCGGGTGACGCGTTCGCGGGCGTTCTCGGGCGTATCGGTCTCCAGGAGCACTTCCAGCTTCCGCTCGAACTGCGCTTCGGAGAGGTCGCCGCGGGCGTAGCGGTCGCGGAGGCGGTCGAGCGCGTCATCGACGCCCTCGGACTCGTCCGCGCGATCCGTCCGCTCGTCGACTCGGCGCCGGCGCTCGGCCGACTCCGAGCGGTC
This is a stretch of genomic DNA from Halobellus sp. MBLA0158. It encodes these proteins:
- a CDS encoding AAA family ATPase; its protein translation is MDAPLWTDTHAPSVSDLPQSEVRERLARTVDEPMNLVVQGPPGVGKTAAVRALAREAHEDPDADLVEINVADFFDRTKKEIREDPRFSRFLQGQTEFSKQYRRGGKGNKYKREWSKRDMISHVMQELASYRPASGTYKTVLLDNAETIREDFQQALRRVMEQYHRNTQFVITTRQPSKLIPPIRSRCFPVPVRAPTTDEIEGVLSEITDREDVDADPMALNLVASKADGDLRYAVLAAQHAAVEGDGEITVESAQTALSEAGHDDELKAVLDSAARGDVGDARDKLTELLDDRGFGGQELLSELLRVADTYPEAFGESNLVRLHRLAGAVDLDLAEGNDARLHLTHLLAAWAGGQRELDGEALA
- a CDS encoding SHOCT domain-containing protein, with protein sequence MSERRDASRSERWWSDPDPADSDDPVVGATALLVLGAGLGSLFGVPVLEAVDFWIIFVIGYAVVVPLVSLLRGHRARDEADDRSESAERRRRVDERTDRADESEGVDDALDRLRDRYARGDLSEAQFERKLEVLLETDTPENARERVTRGRDGSEAASGAGTHPESGSAELGREREPESERRS